The Capsicum annuum cultivar UCD-10X-F1 chromosome 3, UCD10Xv1.1, whole genome shotgun sequence genomic sequence TATATAATCCATCAAATTCTTGAAGACTTATCACAAGCATGGTGAtcaaaattacatattccaatcaACTGAACACTAATATGCTTAGTTAAATAAATATTACAATTATTCAAATTGTACGTCCAGACTCATCACAAATTACGTACATATAAGACATGTTTTAGTTAAATATCATAAGGATTAAAATAGAAATTGTAAATATTTGAGGGACTAAGTGTGCAAAGTGTAAACCGTTAAATTTAACCGCTAAACAGCAAAATATATAATATTGGCGCGCTTTCATTTTCAAGAAATCagttgaaagaaagaaagattttACAACAAACTGAAAAATATGGCTTACACCGTTCACGGTTGCTCCTCCGCCGTCCACCACCCATCTGCCACCGTCTTCTCTGGTGAAAATTGCAGCATCATGAACAGTAATGTTGGCTCTATGAAGAGAAAatctctttctccttctcaaaTCTCTCCTAAAAGAGTCACTCTCAATTCACCACCACCCTCCGCCGCCGCCGACGCCGCCACTGAGGAGGGTGGTTCAGTCTCCAGTTTACCAATTGGTTCATCATCCCCCAAAAGGGTGTCTGAAAAGTCTACCACCACCGTCGCAGCCATTGCCGCCGCCACTGAGGAGGGTGGTTCAGACTCTATTTCGCCAGCTGCTTCACCATCTTCCAAAAGGGTATCTGGAAAAACACTTTCttctaccaccaccaccattgtcgCCGGAGATGAGGATTGTCAAGCTTCCATTTCACAAATTACTACACCACCACCTGCTTTTTCACCTTTCTACAAAAGGGTATCTGAAAAATCACCCTtctccaccaccaccactactaaTGAAGCCACGGAGGCAAATCCGCCACTTCCATTTTCAAGATTCACTAACAACAAGAATCTGCGGCGAACACTCTCAGAACCACCAGTTTTCGATTCTTTTACTGCCCTTTGCCATTACATGAAACAGTCTCAGTCACCGGAAAACACCAACAACAATCCAATCTCCGTAAAATCGCCTCTTATTCGTCGATCAGTTTCTGATCCCACAGCTGCTGATATTGTTCTTGGAACTCCGGCATTGACTTCAGAAACTACAAGAAGCAAGGTAAAATAAATGCAATTAATAgtctttaattttagtatttaCTTACTAATATTTTTGTGTTTAGTGAAATTAATGTTTAATTATATGGTTGAATTGAATTtgcagagaattaaaagaatttttgaatGAAGTGGAtgctcaaaatcaagaaaaagaagataacaaTTCTGAGGTATTATTTTTTTCGTACAGTAATGTTTTGcatattttaaagatgaaatctTTTCTTGGTTGATCATAGTTTAAAAAGTATATTTCGATGCGATAATTGTAAACATGAATGTAGCGTACTAAAtctttctaattttctttttattaatattatcattattattttaatttatttagaacTTTTACTGCAATTTATTTTAAGATATCTTTGATTAGACCTGGAAATTTcgtatttaattatctttttttgtttgtttttggcGATTTGtaaatcaatatttaaataaaCTTCTTTGGATGAACTAATTTTGCAGAATTTACGTTAAATTTTCTACGACTATATGTTCTCTAAATGTTATTTCTAGTATTAtcttaattaaaatttgaaaatatttctttcGAACCTAAAATTCTGTATTCTGAATTAGTTATTTGCATTTCAAGATGAATGATTTTCTTGTTAGACCATCTGTATTTGAATActaattaaagttttaattttcagttaaatttgcaattttaataaaaaatcttttCAATTGTGTAGGTCTTAAGGGTGGAATTAAGCTGCTGATTTGGCATGCCATGGAGATGTTTCAATTGTCCCAACAGGAATATAATTGTTGATAgtcatacaaaaataatattcatgataattaCGTATGTTACATATTAGTTTTAGTGAAATAGCTAGTGTTACTtccatttcttttttacttttttggctCTTTTAATTTGTTAATATCACCTTATAACAGTACAGTTTGTATAATGTTCCTATTTTCTCTTCGTCTGCTATTGTGATACATTAAGGTCAGGCAGGCAAGCAAATTGGGAACTACTTTTACTAGGAAAAAATTtcgaataatattttttttcttttataatatctCCACTTATTTGCATGAaatattatgaatataattaCTGGTCTATAGAAGATCTTGTACTTACTAATGACACATTAATTAGTTAATACTATCACAAACATTTTTTAGGAAAGTTGTATGAataactttttttcttcatatattacTCTACTTCATTCGTTTCGTTTTACGTACTTTCtattttagttcgtttaaaaagaATGATTATTTCCTCAatgctttaaattttaactttctaCACCACAggattaaatgatattttgatatgtttCATGTGCCTTTagtttaagatcacaaaattttcattactttcttaaatttcatgccaaatcaaaatatttcaaataaattaactTGGAGGTAGTATTATTGTTCAATTAGGGGGCATGTTAATTACTCATGAGGTGATGATTTGGtcaaacatcaatttttttctttgtttaataaGTAAATCAGGAACATGCATGGTTGGTCTTCTCATTGTAAGGAATATTAATGAAGGGGATGATTTATTAATTGctttgttttaatttaaaattactaATGGAAGACACAACCAATTAATTAATGTTGCATGGATTACATGCGCGCAATGCATGAGGTAATTTGTGGTATAAATGTATTGGTCATCTTATATTTATGTCGTTTCGTTCTGAATGTTACAAATAAACACTTAAATCTCTATTCTCTATTATATTAAACGTATGAAGGGTTTTATaaatgtcgtttgaactttttgtccttcattaaaagtctcacctttagataaaatcatcttttcgccctttatgatattaaatattatctataataaatttattataatttagccATTAGCCAACAAAGtcctattctatttaaattacaaaGTCCTATTATATTTTCCTACTATAATATGGTAAGACAAATTAATTAGAAGAATTAATATATAAGGAGTCCTAATAAAAcctacaaatacaaatacataatgcATAAAGAGACGGTCGATTATGTTGctctttctctttttcaattCTAGGGTTAAGATTCCGTAAATATATACTATTAAGGTACAAGAAGATGAAGAAAGGGATATGTGAAGAGCAAGTTATAGAgcttatgttttcaagattttatGTTAATGATAAACAAAGGCAGGTCCAAAAGTCCTTCCCAAATATACTATCCCAATGATTTGCCTCTTTAACAGTAATAGTAGTGCAAAGTTGGTCCATCCTCACTCAAGCCaggtaaatcatgttcaaataatTGTATTTTACTTCATAGTAGATACATTGTTTTGCattgttggtgttgctgggtgtCGCTAGCCGTTGATTAACAGCAACAGTTGTATGATTTATAGTTTCTTTTGTATTCATATCGAACTCTAAGGGACTTAACTTTAACTCAAGTGTTTTGATTTGAATGGGGAAGATATAAGTTCTGAAAGTTTTGCAACTTCTATATTCAGCAATATTAGATACGAGAAGATATTCACCCTCAAATCAAGTGTTTGTAGGTACTTAAGATTGGTTATGTACGATGACATTTTTTAGAAAGTGTGGAGGTCTTAAACATGGGTATCTCAAGTGCACCAAATTATCAATTGTGAAGTTATTGCACAGACGATGGAATacagtcttttttattttctttttgaagcattattattattattattattattattattattattattattattattattaattcagTCTAGGATCtattaaaaataatcttttactctataaaaatactaataatggGGTAGGGGAAGGTTTTGCGTGCACGTATGTTATTGTTGCAAATATTAGATGTGCTTGTAGGCTAGAATTTTACTTGGGCGCCTACTTGTGTTAGGAAAAAAGCACATCTTATTGATATTGAACGCCTTAGTGATCTATACGACATGACTAGTTTTTCGATGGAGGAGTCTAAGGCATTGCTAGCACGGGGAAAGATGAGATTGTTGTTTTCTAAATTAGATGGTTTGAATGGAACTGCTTAAGGTGTCTAGAAAGCTGCTATGGCATAGAAAGATTTGGAgtagtttattaaaaaaaaaagtaagaccTTTAAATCTCAATATTAGAAGAAAATGAGGCCTGCCCTTATTCTATGACTGCTTGCACTTTGTCAGATTAATGTAGGATTTTCCTTTCTGCGATAAGCTTATGGTACTTCattaatattcattttttttttcaattctttttgtgTGTGTCAATATGTTATTGCTGTAGAATTTTCATTACTAGAACCTAATGTATTATTTGTTGGAATTTCAGTAATAGTATCTTTGAATTCATTCTATAGCTAGGATTCTATGAATTTTTGCTCATTTTAGCCTCAATTTGATTTCGGATATTTGCTTCTATAATTAGAAGGCAGTTAAGCTTACTTTTTTTCGTAAATGAATTACTGGcttgttaattattttctttagttaattGTTTGGATTCAACAAATTCTTATTTCCTTGTGCTCAACCTTCAGTGGTTTGTGTTTTTCTATTTATGAAATGGTAAAGATCATAGAATGAATGCAACTTTAGTTGTTTAAATTCAGCTCTATATTTAGTTGCCTTACACAATCACAAGATATCATTAGGACTTGAATATTAAGATTATACCTTTTTTGTTGAAGTATTTGATGTTATGTTAGAATAACATATTTTACAATTCAATTGTACCATCTTCTTTCTCATTGATTTGATTGTGTTGCTTTATTTTTCCTAATTATTTCGTGGTAAAGTAGAATTTATTTGGTGTGAGCATTGGTAGTGGCGGGCATTAGCAGAGGAAGAGGTCAAAGAAGTATCGAGGGAAGTGATTAAGTCGGACCTGGTTCTTCTTGATCTTACCATGGACATGAACTTAGATAGGAGAGAGTTTAAAGGTCGTGTATTAGGATAGAAAGTTAGTTGATAGTTGAGCATTTCTCTCGCTTCTATGTGATATAGGCTCAATGGTTATTcttgaacctcattttttttaggattatttttgtttgataactAAGGTGTTTGAGAGTATTATTATTAGTACCGTGCTTGTAGGTCTTTGGCTTTTGCTTTGATTTAAGCTTTCATTGATGTTTTGTGTGCCGACCATTCTTAttaaatgctgaaaatttcatgGTCAATCTTTACTATATTCCTAAAATTTGTATTAATCGCTcacaaaaatgtatattttatctttcatataaaattattcattcaatcttttattttaaatatattaataccATCTTTCAGTATTATATTCTACAGGACTTGATATACACGTGCAACGGACGTGGGTTTAAACTAGTTTGTATAATATTGCATAAGTAGATACACACGTTTTACATGGCATATGACAATCGCACGCAAATTATTATGTAGTAGAACACGTATGTTTACTTATTCTAATTTTATGTAAGTTTAAGTGTTGCTTGTCGGAGTCGGCTTTGAAGTAAAGCCTTGGCTTTAGGCCTCTAACTTTTGGAGGCCCcattttgtataaatataattacatagcttttgtaaaaaataaaaaataattctattaaaagtaaaaataatttttaaatgttgATTTGATTAAAACTATGCTCAAAAATTGTGAAGAGATGTGATAAAATAAGTACTATTTTTTAATATGAATCTAGCTATTCAATTTGATTATGTTAACTAGAAAATCTTACTTAAGATCAATAATGCCTCTAGAAAGAATGAATGCATTAAATATATTATCAACTGAAGAAGAATCGATTATAAAATAGTTATTCATAACTTTACATCGTACGAAGTtaggaaaataaaattcaaaaaaaaaatattaaggtcTTCCTAGAAAAATATTAAGGGTCTCTTGTGGAAGTGCGGCTTTATTTAGGCCACCAAAAGTATTGAGCCGCCCTTGCTACTGATGTACACCAAAAGTTGGAGGATATAAATGTCAGTTATATCAAATTAAATGACACATATATGTGTATTATGTCATTTTAATATGTTTATGTCGTTTCATCTTGAATGTATATAGATTTGTATAATGTTGCATAAGTAGACACACACATTTTATGTAGCATCTACATGACATATGCATGACAATCTCACACAAATAACGCGTGTGTTTACTTATTCTAACTTTAAGCGTCTATTTATATACACTCAAAATTGAAGAATATAAATGTCAGTTAATACCAAATTAAactacacatatatatgtgtattatgTCATTTtaatatgttgatgatttatgaatttgataTTGAATTTGATCCGGATTGCATGGTTTATACATACTCCATTCGTCCCATTTTATGTCTGGCCATTTCTTTTGGTCTGTCTCAAAAACAATGTCACgttttcttatttggtaattatttaatgacatcattttcattttattcttaatGAGTCCTacttatttagaaaaaataacaaaaaagtaaatattaagaggaacaattttataaattttataaagttatcacttatttcttaaatttcgtatcCGATCatataatgatatataaaatGAGACGAAGGTGGGCCGTATTTGTTAATGCATGGTTTTATGAGTTATTTGTTTGCACATTTTGTCTCATGTAAAAAACATGTGtgagtcaaaattcttgactcaCACATGCACACACTTGGCCGGTTCATATGTTGTTGCGGCTCACATGAATTTCTATATAGTATGCCATGTGGCCCCTAAATAAAATTTCACATATTAATCATTGAACCTTCAAATTTACCTTCCACGTGTTGCTATATTTGTGGTCAACATGTCACTTATGCAATCTTATTTCTCATTGGTCCATGATTTTTTCGTTATTTTCGAAGGATCGAGATAAGTTCGAATTAAAATAAACGGCATCCATGAGTCTAATCTTAAGCAGTATAATTTCATACGTAAATCATAACCATAACATTTGAATACAGTTATATTCTCCGAGCTCGTGATTCATATTTGAATGAATCAAATTTTGGCTCGAAAACATGGGGTAATGTTACATCGATTTTTACTTTGTAACATTATCGAACAGATCGAAGTaactttaaattattatagatggACACCAAATTAACATGTCGTGAGATGATCAAACTAAATTTTTTCAATTCCAAGAAGTTTTAATACTTGAATCTTgagaaatgaataaaaatttgacaaaaaacGATTTACCCTTTCAATTTTATAAGCATTTTTTggttaaataattaataaattgtgGTATTTTGATTTAGTTATTATGTTAAGCATTTAATACATTcttcaattatggtcaaaatTGTTTCAACACAGTTCAATTTCCCAGGAGTTCTATTACCCGTAAAATcagttttaacttatttttgtcacccttttatgTCGACGTGacatttttattacataaaaatgagaTTCACGTTAAATGTGTTACGTTAGCtaaaaaggtgtcacatcagctaaaaaaattgacaaaaacaTGTTAGAATTTAGGTCAAAAATAATAGGACCCTATAAAATTAGAATGTGTAGTAAAAAATTCATTCATAGATATAATAGAGATTAGAGAGGAAACATGCATGCGTATTGCAAGAAGAATATTTGATTAGAGAAAAATTAACGGATAgattaatttaagtttttaattgacAAAataatctcttttatttttctattttaatttttgttttcaacGGTATTTATTCTTctactcttctttttctttcactcTCAGTCAATTCTTTATGTACATGAATTATGAACGTTAGTTATTGAGTTTGATTAGATTAGTCAAATTAATTAATGCTTCAAATCATGAACATATATACCATATATAAAGTATattaatcatgacatgttagatGTCCAAGTCTTCTTCGTTGATTACGTAGTAATATTTGTTTTTATCCCCCGTCCCCGTCGAGCGAAGCTACACTTAGGAGAGGGTTCATCCGAATTttcttcgatgaaaaattatactatatatacatgattaaaattattttttatgtatatatatagtacatattgaACTCTTTCGATTAGTTTGTATGTGTACTTGTGAATCCCGTAGTGCAAAATCCTGATTTTACTACTGCCGCTCTTCCCCCTCTCCCCCCCTCCCAGGATCCATAAAATTAGGAAAATGtactaatattaatattataatatgtTCTAATTTTTATAGAGTATGTGCCattatgaattaaaatttttagtaCATTTTAAGAATTATAATCTCCGAACTAGTTTCGCTATTTTGCAGAAAAACTTGGATCAATGATCTCAACATAAGGAAAGCTCCAACTTTTTATGCAAAACTCTTAAGAAAATTACATGTTTGGGAacaaactttatatatatatatatatatataacaccaaCCCCTCCACCAACCCCGCACACATATTGATTTCACAAGCTAAAATTGAACGGGATATACTATATTCAAATCTTATTTCTATCTTGAATAGGTAAAGAAACTGTTTCGATAGATTCTTGGTTCAAGAATTTTAGACACTTGTCTAGAGAGATTTCAACTTAATAATTTAggttttatattaatttttaatctgTATAGTTACTTAATCAAATCATATAATTTCGTAAACTAATATTTGCATTATTGAGGATGGTTTAAAACTTATATGAAAAGTATGAAGTCATGAAAAATGATAGTTTTCAATCACAAATCTTTTATATTCAAATAACATATAATTTCGCGGTGAAGTCCGAAAAGGGTGATATATACTTACGAATATagcaagtaccttttcaatggaCTCTCATCCCAACTCCGAAATAAAACCTAACAagaaatacaaaagaaaatacagaaataaaaaatcatattaaaaataataaaccaaaaaagTAATAGCAACAACATTAATATGGAGCATCTCTTatctacaaaaaataaattcaatttacaaacccctttttataaaaattcatTTCCCCTTTTTTCAACCAAacgggggtggggggtggggggtggggggaggCGCGTGTAGAACAAACGCCCAATGAGGTACGTGGAATGGGTCCCTTCAAATCTCCATAGAAAAGTACAGCCAAAGTTGTTGTCCAAGGTATCAGCTGGAaccctcttcttctttctttaaactaatttactaatttaattaattattaatccTTCTTCCACACTAATTAGGAcaataaataatctataaaatatgTTTTCTAATCTCTATTGTCTTCTAGATTTCTCTCTTCTTCACAATTATATTCTTCCTTCCTTTCTGAAAAATTCATCACAAATCAAGAACCAATAAACACCCTTTTCCtcttccttgatttttttttttttcaagaaacacccttttgataaaaattatgttttcagTAGTTTCTAGTGGAAACCCATTATTCCATAATgtccaaaattcaagaaaaatgcaATCTTTATCGTGTTGTCACCAGCAAAATCCTTCCACCAATGTTCAAAATTTCAGAAAGAAGCAATCTTTTTCATGTTGTCAGCAGCATAATCCTTGTGCCATGATGTTTTCAGTTGTTTCCAGTGGATACCCTTTATTGGTCAATGTCCAGAATTCAAGAAAAATGCAATCTTTTTCGTGTTGTAAGCACCAAAATCCTTCAACCAAGAACACCCTTTTGCCTAATGTCCAAAAATTGAGAAAGTTGAGATCTTTTTCATGTTGTAAGCAGCAAAATCCTTGTACCATGATGTTTTCTGTTGTTTCGAGTGGAAACCCTTTATTGCCCAATGtccaaaaattgagaaaaatgcaATCTTTATCATGTTGTCAACACAAAAATCCTTCCACCATGATGTTTTCAGCTGTTTCTAGTGGATACCCTTTATTGGTCAATgtccaaaattcaagaaaatggCAATCTTTTTCATGTTGTAAGCAGCAAAATCCTACCATCATGATGTTTTCAGTAGTTTCTACTGGATACCCTTTTTTGCCTAATGTCCAATATTCAAGAAAAATCCAATCTTTGTCATGTTGTAAGCAGCAAACTCTTTCCATCAAGAACACCATCAACAAACCATGGAAGCCCAAAACTCACTTGATAGAGATATTAATACCCCAACAAGTTGAGGAAGTTGAGAAAGTTAATTATCCTCCTAATAAGGCTAAGAAAAAAGTGTTGTTTGAGGAGAAGAATGGTTTTTTTTCTCAACATATGGCAATTTTGTGTGGGGTTGGGTATTGGGTACAGGGGTTTAGGTGTTTTCCATGGTTAGCTCTGAACTTTCATATGGCTAATGGAATGAATATGCATCCATCAACACTGCAGCTTGTACAGAATTTTGGTTGTTTGCCTATGGTTGCTAAGCCTATTTATGGAATTTTGTCTGATGCTGTTTATATTGGTGGTGCTCATAGAATACCTTATATTTCCCTAGGAGGTAATATTTTTACTTCCCTTTTGCAATTGGTTTATTTGATTTACCATATCTTTGGTCTTTGTTGCTATATTTGTTGCTTTTTTGTTCTTCTGGAATTTCAAGATTTAGCAGTTTACCTTGTTTTTGTGTGTTGTGTCTTTTGATCCTTTTTACCACTTTTGTTTTGATTCTGGTATCTTGCAAAAGCAAAGAGGTTCCTTGAGGTTAAGGTGGTTGGAATAAAGTTAACAGTAGCTTTTAGTTTCCTTTACAGTAGGAAAGGTTTCTACAGATAAGATACTGAGTTTAAGTGTATAGAAAGCGATACCATTTCCAATTCACTGCTTGGAAGTTGACGGTCACAAGATTTGAAAGCTTCACTTAGTGGGAAACAATGGCGGAACCAGGATTTTCACTATGGGAATTCAAAATGTAAAGAAGTGAACATATGAAGAGGCTAAGGGGGTTCAATATCTaccatataaataaaaaaaataattttgatcgTGTATACGTAGTGTAATTTTTTCGAGTACCCTAGTTCAGACCATGGTGGGGAGGACCGGGTACAATGGATGTAATTTAGTGTAGCAAGTCAAAAATTTAAGTTCTAGAACCGTTGAGACAAGTTCTAAAATTAGTATTGAAGTGCACCTGTTTTAATTCCTTTGACTCTAAATGTTACCGGGATATATGAATTGAATTACTTAGCAAATTCTATTTATCTTGTTCTTCGCTGTTGTCTgtgttttccttttcttttcttgtatttttcttttgttgtgtGCGTGTGAAGAAGTTGAGGTGGTCGAAAAAATTGTTGGTttaactattcatgttttttgttataaataaagGTATATAATGTGACGTACCAAGTAGAATCTCTTTGTCTAAATATTGTACAAGCACTAATATGTGCTCATTTCAGTTCTACTCCAGGTTTTGGCATGGGGTCAATTGGCATTAATCTCTTCTGCAAGTGAAGCTCTTCCTACTCTTATGGCATGTGTTCTTCTTAGCAACGTTGGAGCGTCCATCACAGAAGTTGCCAAAGATGCTCTAGTGGCTGAATATGGTCAAAGAAACAGAATGCAGGGTCTACAGTCTTATGCATTTATGGCTTCGGCTGCTGGTGGAATTTTAGGTAACTTGATCGGAGGATATTTCCTACTCAAAACACAGCAGCCTAAATTAATGTTTCTAGCTTTTTCCTCTCTGCTTGCGCTGCAACTAGCCGTAACTTCAGCAACCAGAGAAGAGTCCCTTGGTTTGGCCCAATCATCAAATTATTCTGTTAGGGAGCCAATTACGGAAATATTTAAGAAACAGTATTCGGATCTTATGGTTGCAGTTAAAGAAGAAAGTATTT encodes the following:
- the LOC107864550 gene encoding probable folate-biopterin transporter 8, chloroplastic yields the protein MFSVVSSGNPLFHNVQNSRKMQSLSCCHQQNPSTNVQNFRKKQSFSCCQQHNPCAMMFSVVSSGYPLLVNVQNSRKMQSFSCCKHQNPSTKNTLLPNVQKLRKLRSFSCCKQQNPCTMMFSVVSSGNPLLPNVQKLRKMQSLSCCQHKNPSTMMFSAVSSGYPLLVNVQNSRKWQSFSCCKQQNPTIMMFSVVSTGYPFLPNVQYSRKIQSLSCCKQQTLSIKNTINKPWKPKTHLIEILIPQQVEEVEKVNYPPNKAKKKVLFEEKNGFFSQHMAILCGVGYWVQGFRCFPWLALNFHMANGMNMHPSTLQLVQNFGCLPMVAKPIYGILSDAVYIGGAHRIPYISLGVLLQVLAWGQLALISSASEALPTLMACVLLSNVGASITEVAKDALVAEYGQRNRMQGLQSYAFMASAAGGILGNLIGGYFLLKTQQPKLMFLAFSSLLALQLAVTSATREESLGLAQSSNYSVREPITEIFKKQYSDLMVAVKEESIYRPLIWIVMSILGVPLLSGSIFCYQTQCLNLDPSVIGMSKVIGQLILLSLTVLYDRFGKRVPMRKLIGIVQITYAASLLLDLVLVKQLNLKLGIPNEWFALCFSGVAETIAIFKLLPFHVLFASLAPSGCEGSLMSFLASALCFSSILSGVLGVTLASFLGITSGNYSSLHIGILIQFVAALLPLGWLSYVPLAQPAAEKGRKRGQSKRTRKYRRVGRVVVESFYSYRRKRESDLDENTLLAK